A genomic region of [Eubacterium] eligens ATCC 27750 contains the following coding sequences:
- the mnmE gene encoding tRNA uridine-5-carboxymethylaminomethyl(34) synthesis GTPase MnmE, whose product MEMEDTIAAISTSTVSSGGISIVRISGPDAIIIGDKVFKSKKNIKLANVQSHTVHFGNICDNGNEIDEALVIVMKSPNTYTKENIVEIDCHGGILVTKKVLEAVLNAGARLAEPGEFTKRAFLNGRIDLSQAEAVIDIINAKNDYALKSSVNQLDGKLSEKIKNIREIILNNVAFIEAALDDPEHFDIDANVNNLKNDVENCLNNVDNLLKTCDNGRIMHDGVRTVILGKTNAGKSSLLNVLAREERAIVTDIEGTTRDTLEEMINLSGVTLNLIDTAGIRKTDDVVESIGVNKAKKLAEVADLVIYVVDSSRSLDDNDYEIMELIKDKKVLVILNKADLAQVTTAEDIKKIINCETVTISAKQETGIEELEETVKNMFFNGEVKFNEDVYITSTRHKELLKKAENSLKLVLDGIDNMVSEDFLTIDLMAAYENLGLIIGEEIEDDLANRIFSKFCMGK is encoded by the coding sequence ATGGAAATGGAGGATACAATAGCAGCTATATCTACAAGTACAGTGTCAAGCGGTGGAATTAGTATTGTAAGAATAAGCGGTCCTGATGCAATAATTATTGGAGATAAAGTTTTTAAGTCAAAAAAGAATATTAAGCTTGCAAATGTGCAGAGTCATACAGTACATTTTGGAAATATATGTGATAACGGGAATGAAATTGATGAAGCACTTGTGATTGTAATGAAATCTCCTAACACATATACAAAAGAGAATATTGTTGAGATTGACTGTCATGGAGGTATTCTTGTTACTAAGAAGGTGCTGGAGGCGGTACTTAACGCTGGAGCAAGGCTTGCAGAGCCTGGTGAATTTACAAAGAGGGCATTTCTTAATGGAAGAATTGACCTGTCACAGGCGGAGGCTGTTATTGATATTATTAATGCAAAGAATGACTACGCATTGAAATCATCTGTTAATCAGTTAGATGGTAAGTTATCTGAAAAGATTAAGAACATAAGAGAGATTATATTAAATAATGTTGCATTTATTGAAGCTGCACTTGATGATCCTGAACATTTTGATATAGATGCTAATGTAAATAACCTTAAAAATGATGTGGAAAACTGTCTTAATAATGTGGATAACTTGTTAAAAACATGCGACAATGGCAGAATTATGCATGATGGCGTGCGTACCGTCATTTTGGGGAAAACTAATGCAGGAAAGTCAAGCCTGCTTAATGTACTTGCAAGAGAAGAGAGAGCAATAGTTACTGATATAGAAGGAACTACAAGAGATACTCTTGAGGAAATGATTAATCTGTCGGGAGTTACTCTTAATCTTATTGATACTGCAGGAATCAGAAAAACTGATGATGTTGTTGAAAGCATTGGTGTTAATAAGGCTAAGAAGCTTGCAGAAGTTGCAGACCTTGTAATATATGTGGTTGATTCTTCAAGGTCACTTGATGATAATGACTACGAGATTATGGAACTTATCAAGGATAAGAAGGTTCTTGTAATACTTAATAAAGCTGATCTTGCACAGGTTACAACAGCAGAAGATATTAAGAAAATAATCAATTGTGAGACAGTTACTATATCTGCAAAGCAGGAGACAGGAATTGAAGAACTTGAGGAAACTGTTAAGAATATGTTCTTTAACGGTGAAGTTAAGTTTAATGAAGATGTATATATTACAAGTACAAGACATAAAGAACTTTTAAAGAAGGCTGAGAACAGCTTAAAGCTTGTACTTGATGGAATTGATAACATGGTAAGTGAAGATTTCCTTACTATTGATTTAATGGCTGCATATGAGAATCTTGGTCTTATAATAGGAGAGGAGATTGAAGATGACCTCGCCAACAGAATTTTCTCAAAGTTCTGTATGGGTAAGTAA